In a genomic window of Seriola aureovittata isolate HTS-2021-v1 ecotype China chromosome 11, ASM2101889v1, whole genome shotgun sequence:
- the LOC130177147 gene encoding uncharacterized protein LOC130177147: MVVMFHLNQAALLSIQLLLICHVFAGHYPDEHRNITVSRGDPVMFTCNLSMITITQITWIKDRFLFSDFISKNQNFSNFTSDRLKIDSVFPSTLNISNAQHDDAGLYRCNVTGVNGARTATWNLAVTEKPEEMTDFHLWYLLYILTTVTGLLLCGITSAVCLCRKRRTRTPNQDSAQGQFHLQSGGEDDTESRRNNKRRSQYMERLNSIYGF, encoded by the exons ATGGTTGTCATGTTTCACCTAAACCAAGCAGCTCTGCTCTCCATTCAACTACTACTTATATGCCACGTCTTTGCAG GACATTATCCAGACGAGCACAGGAATATAACTGTGTCCAGAGGAGACCCCGTCATGTTCACTTGCAACTTATCCATGATAACCATAACACAAATCACCTGGATCAaagacagatttcttttttctgatttcatttcaaaaaatcagaatttttcaaattttacgTCTGACAGACTGAAAATAGACTCTGTCTTTCCTTCAACTCTAAATATTTCTAATGCTCAGCATGACGACGCAGGACTCTATAGATGTAATGTAACTGGTGTAAATGGCGCCAGGACTGCTACGTGGAATTTAGCTGTGACTGAGAAACCTGAAG AAATGACTGACTTCCACTTGTGGTATCTTCTATACATACTCACAACTGTAACTGGATTGCTCCTGTGTGGCATCACTTCAGCCGTCTGCCTCTGCAG AAAACGCAGGACCAGGACACCAAATCAGGACTCAGCCCAGGGCCAGTTTCATCTTCAGTCAGGAGGAGAG GATGACACAGAGAGTAGAAGAAACAACAAGAGGAGGAGTCAGTACATGGAGAGGCTCAATTCAATCTATGGTTTCTAG